Proteins from a genomic interval of Diprion similis isolate iyDipSimi1 chromosome 10, iyDipSimi1.1, whole genome shotgun sequence:
- the LOC124411312 gene encoding keratin, type I cytoskeletal 9-like isoform X1: MVGFFATYKTILSTNYIRSRSRYHPGTLADTFRSEEHRKMRSQVFFSLVVVAFCFAGCSVFGEDLAAEEQLRTKDLDDFDPESVSTDDAGLVRPKRTLLLKKKLLGLGALGLGVEFGAVKSYGYGGYGDGGYGRNYGGGYGGNYGGGYGGNYGGGYNGYYREENSGPSYASHPVYIEKPVYVERPVYVEKQVYVPKPVYVSRPVYVEKPVSVETTYGYERPTEHHGTGWGLNGNGNSNANANSYGNSNGYGNGNGYANSYASSQAESWSAGTNLGQSSQAHASASASAGASSGGNGAGNGGYAY, encoded by the exons ATGGTGGGATTTTTCGCTACGTACAAAACCATACTTAGTACCAACTATATAAGATCCAGAAGCAGATATCATCCGGGTACACTAGCTGATACTTTCCGCAGTGAAGAACATCGAAAA ATGCGGAGCCAAGTCTTTTTCTCGTTAGTCGTCGTTGCGTTCTGTTTTGCGGGCTGCAGTGTTTTTGGCGAGGATTTAGCCGCAGAGGAGCAGCTTAGGACCAAGGATCTCGATGATTTTGACCCAGAATCAGTTTCGACCGACGATGCAGGACTCGTGCGGCCAAAACGGACGCTTCTTTTGAAGAAGAAGCTCCTCGGACTCGGAGCTCTCGGTCTAGGCGTTGAATTTGGAGCTGTTAAAAG TTACGGCTACGGTGGCTACGGCGACGGAGGTTATGGCAGAAACTACGGCGGAGGTTATGGCGGAAACTACGGCGGAGGTTATGGCGGAAACTACGGCGGAGGCTACAATGGCTACTACAGGGAGGAAAATTCTGGGCCAAGTTACGCGTCGCATCCAGTTTACATTGAGAAGCCAGTTTACGTTGAGAGGCCAGTGTACGTCGAGAAACAGGTTTACGTACCGAAACCGGTCTACGTATCGAGGCCAGTTTACGTTGAGAAGCCCGTCTCCGTCGAAACGACGTACGGATACGAGAGGCCCACCGAACACCATGGAACCGGTTGGGGCTTGAACGGAAACGGGAACTCGAACGCGAACGCAAATTCGTATGGCAACAGTAACGGATACGGAAACGGGAACGGATACGCCAATTCCTACGCCAGTAGCCAAGCCGAAAGCTGGAGTGCTGGCACTAATTTAGGACAGTCTTCTCAAGCTCATGCCAGCGCCAGCGCCTCTGCCGGCGCCTCTTCGGGGGGAAATGGCGCCGGAAATGGAGG CTACGCCTACTGA
- the LOC124411312 gene encoding keratin, type I cytoskeletal 9-like isoform X2, giving the protein MVGFFATYKTILSTNYIRSRSRYHPGTLADTFRSEEHRKMRSQVFFSLVVVAFCFAGCSVFGEDLAAEEQLRTKDLDDFDPESVSTDDAGLVRPKRTLLLKKKLLGLGALGLGVEFGAVKSYGYGGYGDGGYGRNYGGGYGGNYGGGYGGNYGGGYNGYYREENSGPSYASHPVYIEKPVYVERPVYVEKQVYVPKPVYVSRPVYVEKPVSVETTYGYERPTEHHGTGWGLNGNGNSNANANSYGNSNGYGNGNGYANSYASSQAESWSAGTNLGQSSQAHASASASAGASSGGNGAGNGG; this is encoded by the exons ATGGTGGGATTTTTCGCTACGTACAAAACCATACTTAGTACCAACTATATAAGATCCAGAAGCAGATATCATCCGGGTACACTAGCTGATACTTTCCGCAGTGAAGAACATCGAAAA ATGCGGAGCCAAGTCTTTTTCTCGTTAGTCGTCGTTGCGTTCTGTTTTGCGGGCTGCAGTGTTTTTGGCGAGGATTTAGCCGCAGAGGAGCAGCTTAGGACCAAGGATCTCGATGATTTTGACCCAGAATCAGTTTCGACCGACGATGCAGGACTCGTGCGGCCAAAACGGACGCTTCTTTTGAAGAAGAAGCTCCTCGGACTCGGAGCTCTCGGTCTAGGCGTTGAATTTGGAGCTGTTAAAAG TTACGGCTACGGTGGCTACGGCGACGGAGGTTATGGCAGAAACTACGGCGGAGGTTATGGCGGAAACTACGGCGGAGGTTATGGCGGAAACTACGGCGGAGGCTACAATGGCTACTACAGGGAGGAAAATTCTGGGCCAAGTTACGCGTCGCATCCAGTTTACATTGAGAAGCCAGTTTACGTTGAGAGGCCAGTGTACGTCGAGAAACAGGTTTACGTACCGAAACCGGTCTACGTATCGAGGCCAGTTTACGTTGAGAAGCCCGTCTCCGTCGAAACGACGTACGGATACGAGAGGCCCACCGAACACCATGGAACCGGTTGGGGCTTGAACGGAAACGGGAACTCGAACGCGAACGCAAATTCGTATGGCAACAGTAACGGATACGGAAACGGGAACGGATACGCCAATTCCTACGCCAGTAGCCAAGCCGAAAGCTGGAGTGCTGGCACTAATTTAGGACAGTCTTCTCAAGCTCATGCCAGCGCCAGCGCCTCTGCCGGCGCCTCTTCGGGGGGAAATGGCGCCGGAAATGGAGGGTGA
- the LOC124411312 gene encoding keratin, type I cytoskeletal 9-like isoform X3, whose amino-acid sequence MRSQVFFSLVVVAFCFAGCSVFGEDLAAEEQLRTKDLDDFDPESVSTDDAGLVRPKRTLLLKKKLLGLGALGLGVEFGAVKSYGYGGYGDGGYGRNYGGGYGGNYGGGYGGNYGGGYNGYYREENSGPSYASHPVYIEKPVYVERPVYVEKQVYVPKPVYVSRPVYVEKPVSVETTYGYERPTEHHGTGWGLNGNGNSNANANSYGNSNGYGNGNGYANSYASSQAESWSAGTNLGQSSQAHASASASAGASSGGNGAGNGGYAY is encoded by the exons ATGCGGAGCCAAGTCTTTTTCTCGTTAGTCGTCGTTGCGTTCTGTTTTGCGGGCTGCAGTGTTTTTGGCGAGGATTTAGCCGCAGAGGAGCAGCTTAGGACCAAGGATCTCGATGATTTTGACCCAGAATCAGTTTCGACCGACGATGCAGGACTCGTGCGGCCAAAACGGACGCTTCTTTTGAAGAAGAAGCTCCTCGGACTCGGAGCTCTCGGTCTAGGCGTTGAATTTGGAGCTGTTAAAAG TTACGGCTACGGTGGCTACGGCGACGGAGGTTATGGCAGAAACTACGGCGGAGGTTATGGCGGAAACTACGGCGGAGGTTATGGCGGAAACTACGGCGGAGGCTACAATGGCTACTACAGGGAGGAAAATTCTGGGCCAAGTTACGCGTCGCATCCAGTTTACATTGAGAAGCCAGTTTACGTTGAGAGGCCAGTGTACGTCGAGAAACAGGTTTACGTACCGAAACCGGTCTACGTATCGAGGCCAGTTTACGTTGAGAAGCCCGTCTCCGTCGAAACGACGTACGGATACGAGAGGCCCACCGAACACCATGGAACCGGTTGGGGCTTGAACGGAAACGGGAACTCGAACGCGAACGCAAATTCGTATGGCAACAGTAACGGATACGGAAACGGGAACGGATACGCCAATTCCTACGCCAGTAGCCAAGCCGAAAGCTGGAGTGCTGGCACTAATTTAGGACAGTCTTCTCAAGCTCATGCCAGCGCCAGCGCCTCTGCCGGCGCCTCTTCGGGGGGAAATGGCGCCGGAAATGGAGG CTACGCCTACTGA
- the LOC124411401 gene encoding late histone H2B.L4-like, which produces MFAKTPRPSSAPGKNPKNVQKVAVRKSKKMRSMTYATYIHRVLKQVHGDSGISRNAMSIMESFMNDMFVKIAGEASKLARYNKKPTISSREIQTAVRLLLPGELAKYAISEGTKAVSKYTSSKSIEA; this is translated from the exons ATGTTCGCAAAGACTCCACGACCATCCTCAGCGCCCGGCAAAAACCCTAAAAATGTCCAAAAAGTGGCTGTCAGAAAATCTAAGAAGATGCGATCAATGACCTACGCCACTTACATTCACAGG GTTCTGAAACAGGTTCACGGCGATTCGGGTATTTCTCGAAACGCGATGTCGATTATGGAAAGTTTCATGAATGACATGTTCGTCAAGATTGCTGGTGAGGCCTCGAAATTGGCGCGTTACAACAAAAAACCGACCATCAGTTCGCGGGAAATTCAAACTGCCGTGCGGCTTCTTCTTCCCGGTGAACTTGCTAAGTACGCGATATCCGAGGGGACGAAAGCCGTTTCGAAATACACGAGCTCGAAATCAATTGAGGCTTGA
- the LOC124410922 gene encoding keratin, type I cytoskeletal 10-like: MKNAIFLLGAVISIAILDVDAASVHRREKRHQILNPGYVGDYWSGPQIGGNFGGLFESESNAGSKSLVRRNGEDGGGDASSSANSYSQSGSSGGGLSSSSNSASSAGGNGYGTYSSSNSWASGSG; encoded by the exons ATGAAAAACGCCATTTTTCTACTCGGCGCTGTTATCAGCATCGCCATTCTCGACGTCGATGCAGCTTCCGTCCACC GTCGCGAGAAGAGGCATCAAATCCTCAATCCAGGTTATGTCGGAGAtt ATTGGTCTGGTCCACAAATCGGGGGAAACTTTGGCGGGCTGTTCGAAAGTGAATCGAATGCAGGAAGCAAGAGTCTCGTGAGACGTAACGGAGAAGACGGAGGAGGTGATGCAAGCAGTAGCGCCAATAGTTACAGTCAGAGCGGCTCTAGCGGTGGCG GATTGAGTAGCAGCAGTAACTCCGCAAGTTCAGCGGGAGGAAACGGATATGGAACTTACAGTTCGTCGAATTCGTGGGCATCGGGGTCAGGATAG